One Phocoena sinus isolate mPhoSin1 chromosome 13, mPhoSin1.pri, whole genome shotgun sequence DNA segment encodes these proteins:
- the LOC116764351 gene encoding 60S ribosomal protein L36-like, with protein MALCYPMAVGLNRSHKVTENVSKPRHSRRHGRLTKHTKFVRDVIQEVCGFASYERPAMELLKVSKDKRAFKFIKKRVGGHICAKRKREELSNVLAAMRKAAAKKD; from the coding sequence ATGGCTCTGTGCTACCCCATGGCTGTGGGCCTCAACAGGAGCCACAAGGTGACCGAGAACGTGAGCAAGCCGAGGCACAGCCGCCGCCACGGGCGCCTCACCAAGCACACCAAGTTTGTGCGGGACGTGATCCAGGAGGTGTGCGGCTTCGCCTCTTATGAACGGCCGGCCATGGAGCTGCTCAAGGTCTCCAAGGACAAGCGGGCCTTCAAGTTCATCAAGAAAAGGGTGGGGGGACACATCTGTgccaagaggaagagagaggagctgAGCAATGTCCTGGCCGCCATGAGGAAGGCAGCAGCCAAGAAGGACTGA